In the genome of Myxococcales bacterium, one region contains:
- a CDS encoding NAD(P)/FAD-dependent oxidoreductase, whose product MLGKLFDVAVIGTELAGLVAGALLVKRGFQVAVIDVENERQQVKRQGYTLKPFPGLFFGFGQNQVFNDIFVELGIPFLEKKRFQLAQPAYQIALPEARIDILQGREEWTHLLNLTFGADAGALTNLLNEADRYSSQVRSLLTKEVVYPAYSFMERYRLNRTSGNMGADFKERSRTSFDEFMDSFGLSAEARAFIEAQFYFLAPTYPDDPSLFFASLVLSALNKGIYSVEGGLRILEDICKERISSYRGQLQRAGEIEEIDFARVNEIKLAGIKEPVRCKKILVCNNIEEFFSRHSPKTLRGSYKERFEEPPHRRHLFTLYVGVKDEVIPVGMNENVILLTDTQKPATEPDNLAFASLSPLDSPDYAPPGKRLIAISTLVLPESGELNAIETRSLSDRMVAQLRELIPFLDEFTDFVAFEESFALYQASRRTPATPPISLEDKYGIACLPNRTPHKDVYYAGKATLPGMGMEGEGISAVMVTNLLAKALAK is encoded by the coding sequence ATGCTGGGTAAACTTTTCGACGTTGCCGTAATCGGGACCGAACTTGCCGGTTTGGTCGCGGGCGCCCTGCTGGTCAAACGCGGATTCCAGGTCGCGGTGATCGACGTGGAAAACGAACGCCAGCAGGTCAAACGGCAAGGCTATACCCTCAAACCGTTCCCGGGCCTGTTCTTCGGCTTCGGCCAGAACCAGGTATTCAACGATATCTTCGTCGAATTGGGCATCCCCTTCCTGGAAAAGAAGCGCTTTCAACTGGCCCAACCGGCGTATCAAATCGCCCTGCCCGAGGCCCGCATCGACATTTTACAGGGCCGCGAGGAATGGACCCACCTGCTGAATCTGACCTTCGGCGCCGACGCCGGGGCCTTGACCAATCTGCTCAACGAGGCCGATCGCTACAGCAGCCAGGTCCGCAGCCTGCTGACCAAGGAAGTGGTCTATCCCGCGTATTCCTTCATGGAGCGCTACCGCCTCAACCGCACCAGCGGCAACATGGGGGCCGACTTCAAGGAGCGATCCCGGACCTCCTTCGACGAATTCATGGACAGTTTCGGCCTTTCGGCCGAGGCGCGCGCTTTCATCGAGGCGCAGTTCTACTTCCTGGCCCCGACCTATCCGGACGATCCGTCGCTGTTCTTCGCCTCGCTCGTGCTTTCGGCGCTGAACAAAGGAATCTATTCCGTCGAAGGCGGACTCCGGATTCTCGAAGATATCTGCAAGGAACGGATCAGCAGCTACCGCGGCCAGTTGCAGCGCGCCGGCGAAATCGAGGAGATCGATTTCGCTCGCGTCAACGAAATCAAACTGGCGGGCATCAAGGAGCCGGTCCGCTGCAAGAAAATCCTGGTCTGCAACAACATCGAGGAGTTTTTCAGCCGTCATTCGCCGAAAACGTTGCGCGGTTCCTACAAAGAACGATTCGAAGAACCGCCGCACCGGCGCCACTTGTTCACTTTGTACGTCGGCGTAAAGGACGAGGTCATTCCGGTTGGCATGAACGAAAACGTCATTTTGCTGACCGATACGCAAAAGCCCGCGACCGAGCCCGACAACCTGGCCTTCGCCAGCCTCAGTCCGCTGGATTCGCCGGATTACGCGCCGCCGGGAAAACGGCTCATCGCGATTTCCACTCTGGTCTTGCCCGAAAGCGGCGAACTGAACGCCATCGAGACGCGATCCCTCTCCGACCGGATGGTGGCCCAATTACGCGAACTCATTCCGTTTCTCGATGAATTCACCGATTTTGTCGCTTTTGAAGAAAGCTTTGCGCTCTACCAGGCCTCGCGCCGCACTCCGGCCACGCCGCCGATCAGCCTGGAAGACAAATACGGGATCGCCTGTTTGCCGAACCGCACGCCGCACAAGGACGTTTATTATGCCGGGAAAGCCACCCTCCCCGGCATGGGCATGGAAGGCGAAGGAATCAGCGCGGTCATGGTGACGAATCTGCTGGCCAAGGCGCTGGCCAAATAG
- a CDS encoding 50S ribosomal protein L28, with the protein MSRVCEICGKGRQLGHNVSHANNRTRKVWQPNLQLIRTLDEKGNSKRKHVCTRCIRAGKVVKPS; encoded by the coding sequence ATGTCGAGAGTATGTGAAATTTGCGGCAAAGGCCGCCAACTGGGACACAACGTCAGCCACGCGAACAATCGGACCCGCAAGGTCTGGCAGCCCAACTTGCAATTGATTCGCACCCTGGACGAAAAAGGCAATTCCAAACGGAAGCACGTCTGCACCCGGTGCATCCGCGCCGGCAAAGTCGTCAAACCGTCTTGA
- a CDS encoding phosphoribosylformylglycinamidine cyclo-ligase translates to MKKYSTYRDAGVDIDAGNEFVRRIKPLVQSTFRPGVHTEIGGFGAAFSLSSTYFKDKEMLLVSSTDGVGTKLKIAFATGIHDTIGIDLVAMCVNDIAVMGARPLFFLDYFATGKLSVDTTVKVIEGIVAGCKEAECSLVGGETAEMPDMYSEGEYDLAGFTVGAVENDKLIDGSSITVGDLIIGVGSSGVHSNGFSLVRKIVFDQLGLKVNDIVPELDNKTIGEVLLTPTKIYVRQVHAVIRDLTVKGMAHITGGGFIDNIPRILPDRCKALIRSGSWTIPPIFHFLQREGEIDQHEMLRTFNCGIGLTMVCAAADAETVVHRLNAMGENAWIIGEITERKGDDPHEIEFE, encoded by the coding sequence TTGAAAAAATACAGCACCTATCGGGATGCCGGTGTGGACATCGATGCCGGCAACGAGTTCGTCCGGCGGATCAAGCCGCTCGTCCAATCCACGTTCCGTCCCGGCGTTCATACTGAGATCGGCGGGTTCGGCGCGGCGTTTTCGCTCAGCTCCACCTACTTCAAAGACAAGGAAATGCTGTTGGTCAGCTCCACGGACGGCGTGGGGACCAAGCTGAAAATCGCTTTTGCCACCGGCATTCACGACACGATCGGCATCGATCTGGTCGCCATGTGCGTCAACGATATCGCCGTCATGGGCGCCCGGCCCCTTTTCTTCCTCGACTATTTCGCCACCGGCAAACTGTCGGTGGACACCACCGTCAAGGTCATCGAGGGAATCGTGGCCGGCTGCAAGGAAGCGGAATGCAGCCTGGTGGGCGGCGAAACCGCCGAGATGCCCGACATGTACTCGGAAGGCGAATACGATCTGGCGGGGTTCACGGTCGGGGCGGTGGAAAACGACAAGCTGATCGACGGTTCCTCGATCACCGTGGGCGACCTGATCATCGGCGTCGGCAGTTCCGGCGTGCATTCCAACGGTTTTTCCCTGGTACGGAAAATCGTCTTCGACCAACTTGGTTTGAAGGTCAACGACATCGTTCCCGAGCTGGACAACAAGACCATCGGCGAGGTCTTGCTGACCCCCACGAAAATCTACGTACGGCAGGTCCATGCCGTCATTCGCGATCTGACCGTCAAGGGAATGGCTCACATCACCGGCGGCGGTTTCATCGACAACATTCCCCGAATTCTTCCCGATCGGTGTAAAGCCTTGATCCGCTCCGGCTCCTGGACGATTCCACCCATTTTCCATTTCCTGCAGCGGGAAGGCGAAATCGATCAGCACGAAATGTTGCGAACGTTCAACTGCGGCATCGGCCTGACGATGGTTTGCGCGGCGGCCGACGCCGAAACCGTCGTTCACCGGCTCAACGCCATGGGTGAAAACGCCTGGATTATCGGCGAAATCACCGAACGCAAGGGCGATGACCCGCACGAAATCGAATTCGAATAA
- a CDS encoding LPS-assembly protein LptD, giving the protein MKHCRWLVILLLLLPCVAWAQAGDDPRGGSDETKKHTDDEPVADDPNARSITPFLQNVLKSDEPITLEADRVEYDAFQSIYRASGNAVLKQGDNTLQAANVVLDLTAKLLHADGGISLSAPDGGFQADALDLALESETAVIARASFVIIRNDVNYYLHGRRIEKVGPDRYLIYEGNYTTCDCGPDEADWLVTADFIDVTFDGYAIVERGRVYLQGLPVAYLPYGIFPAKVRRSTGFLWPATGWASDDGYRIGLPFYWNIADHADATLNTDWYENRGTKLGLDYRYLMNKRWYGEANVDYIQDHLENDESRWSIGYEQRFNPAKQLYLRNQISLISDNDYVNDFPHDVSARYDRFIRSDVIVNNLWQNYDLNVAAQYWKTLTSEDNSYTWQHYPQASFDAVSQQIGPIPLYWRSQAIATNFYRPKISPTEKDLDELTGNSHSYYFLTDGRRFTVLPELHSPLNFNQVLTLTPYALGEGTFYQLNDRLADRTVSRATGEVGARLYTRFERPYTVSLPVMRGLKHQIEPAVEYKYRDEPDQDKLPVFDGEDRLPRLSAIAYGLTNRLWMRLFSARDKSFHTFKLTDFRVLHGYDFAEAERALDPTVENDERRPWQPWRLELETLGSAGSYLSQILVRGDLEYDTYQDDVTRFDIMGLLGNSRDDAIGAEYRYHVDEAGEVDIQYLSGLARYNLLDVLSFDYLTRYSFIDSYFIETRYGIEVHSLEKCWSVRLNIEQREIPEKETVFIVMTDLTGLVQAGTAF; this is encoded by the coding sequence ATGAAGCATTGTCGGTGGTTGGTCATTTTGCTGCTTTTGCTCCCTTGCGTTGCCTGGGCGCAAGCGGGGGACGATCCTCGCGGCGGCTCCGACGAAACGAAAAAACACACCGACGACGAACCGGTCGCCGACGATCCGAACGCCCGCTCGATCACACCGTTTCTGCAAAACGTGCTCAAATCGGACGAGCCGATCACCCTGGAAGCCGATCGGGTCGAATACGACGCCTTCCAGTCGATTTATCGCGCTTCCGGCAACGCGGTTCTGAAACAGGGCGACAATACGCTGCAAGCCGCGAACGTGGTGCTCGACCTGACGGCGAAGCTCCTGCATGCCGACGGCGGCATCTCGCTGTCGGCGCCCGACGGCGGCTTCCAAGCCGACGCGCTCGATCTGGCGCTGGAAAGCGAAACGGCGGTGATCGCGCGCGCGTCCTTCGTCATCATTCGCAATGACGTCAACTACTATCTGCACGGCCGGCGTATCGAAAAGGTCGGCCCCGACCGCTACCTCATTTACGAAGGCAACTACACGACGTGCGACTGCGGGCCGGACGAGGCCGATTGGCTGGTGACCGCCGATTTCATCGACGTCACCTTCGACGGCTACGCGATCGTCGAGCGGGGCCGCGTTTACCTGCAAGGGCTGCCGGTGGCGTATCTGCCGTACGGCATCTTTCCCGCCAAGGTCCGCCGCTCGACCGGCTTTCTCTGGCCGGCGACGGGTTGGGCGAGCGACGACGGCTACCGCATCGGGCTGCCGTTCTATTGGAACATCGCCGATCACGCCGACGCGACCCTCAACACCGACTGGTATGAGAATCGCGGCACCAAACTGGGACTCGATTACCGCTACCTGATGAACAAGCGCTGGTATGGCGAGGCGAACGTCGATTATATCCAGGATCACCTGGAAAACGATGAAAGCCGCTGGTCCATCGGTTACGAGCAGCGGTTCAACCCGGCCAAACAACTCTACTTGCGCAATCAGATCAGCTTGATTTCCGACAACGATTACGTCAACGATTTCCCGCACGACGTGTCGGCGCGCTACGACCGTTTCATCCGCAGCGACGTGATCGTGAACAACCTCTGGCAGAATTACGACCTCAACGTCGCGGCGCAATACTGGAAAACTCTGACCAGTGAGGACAACAGCTACACCTGGCAGCATTATCCGCAGGCGAGTTTCGACGCGGTTTCCCAGCAGATCGGGCCGATCCCACTCTATTGGCGTTCGCAAGCCATCGCCACCAACTTCTATCGCCCGAAAATTTCCCCGACCGAGAAAGACCTCGACGAGTTGACCGGCAATTCGCATTCCTACTATTTCCTGACCGACGGGCGGCGCTTCACCGTGCTGCCGGAACTGCATTCGCCACTGAATTTCAACCAGGTGCTCACGTTGACGCCCTATGCCCTGGGCGAGGGCACTTTTTACCAGTTGAACGATCGCCTTGCGGATCGCACGGTCAGCCGGGCGACCGGCGAGGTCGGGGCGCGGCTCTACACGCGGTTTGAACGGCCCTATACCGTCAGTTTGCCGGTCATGCGCGGCCTAAAACACCAGATCGAGCCGGCGGTCGAATACAAATACCGGGACGAACCGGACCAGGACAAACTGCCCGTTTTCGACGGCGAGGACCGCCTGCCGCGCCTGTCCGCAATAGCCTACGGCTTGACCAATCGCCTGTGGATGCGATTGTTTTCCGCCCGCGACAAGAGCTTTCACACGTTCAAGCTCACCGATTTCCGCGTCTTGCACGGCTACGATTTCGCCGAAGCGGAACGGGCGCTCGATCCGACCGTCGAGAACGACGAGCGCCGCCCATGGCAGCCCTGGCGCCTGGAATTGGAAACTTTGGGATCGGCCGGCAGCTATCTCAGCCAGATTCTGGTGCGCGGCGACCTGGAATACGACACCTACCAGGACGACGTGACCCGCTTCGATATCATGGGGCTGCTCGGCAACTCGCGCGACGACGCGATCGGGGCCGAATACCGCTATCACGTCGACGAAGCGGGCGAGGTGGATATCCAGTATCTCTCCGGCCTGGCGCGTTACAATCTGCTGGACGTGTTGTCCTTCGACTATCTCACCCGGTACAGTTTCATCGACAGCTACTTCATCGAGACCCGCTACGGCATCGAGGTGCACAGCCTGGAAAAATGCTGGTCGGTGCGCTTGAACATCGAACAACGGGAAATCCCGGAAAAGGAAACGGTCTTCATCGTGATGACGGATTTGACGGGATTGGTCCAGGCGGGAACGGCGTTTTAA
- a CDS encoding M4 family metallopeptidase, with the protein MKFFFLSLLLCLLFCPGCADEADNGRDGEDSTDDDSYTPADDDDDNDDAPGTDKAKVFEINPVLTDQIMKTTLEDVADDAGGALISRIDDEGIRKLRVLTCSDEEETIDLPGLGTQRICTLRPLANKNENGDFVYPDWPTAVAGVYDPNDVHAEVELYYHAQKIYRFITGENVGVFTHLPGRHKVNGEATPINLVANYRLPTTTGNLEPISTAFYSPHEYMQQGMAEVNGLLGYEGDFLVFGQGSHADFAYDGETIYHEFGHLINYATAGLEYNIYADEYGLCNLTNALNEGLADTFSWLVSGNPTALFAYLEQTAGPGFSRDVDNDLAFPRDLRGFDPTDGGIIAGANFAVYQQLAAEPGLSPEVFTRLILLTLLELPQSEEPDSFAKYADTFLAILESEGLSEAAPAIREIFTARGLYETVRAKEITDYREADHQLLIVGGTYDAPWNVSMDLRIEDAVLAAAPAYVQGIVDLPSGASTLVITATLLSAPDAPMYPDPTDWDLRLYLRRVEPIRYVEQTDGTFQVTYDQAVAAEAEKRDRKTENTWRAEGLTAGNRYYLQFVNFGEASATLMNLDIAAQ; encoded by the coding sequence ATGAAATTTTTCTTCCTGTCGCTATTGCTTTGTCTTTTGTTTTGTCCGGGCTGCGCCGACGAAGCCGACAACGGCCGGGACGGCGAGGATTCAACCGACGACGACAGTTATACTCCGGCCGATGACGACGATGACAACGACGACGCCCCCGGCACCGACAAAGCCAAGGTCTTCGAAATCAATCCGGTGCTCACCGATCAAATCATGAAGACGACCCTGGAGGATGTCGCGGATGATGCCGGCGGTGCGTTGATCAGCCGGATCGATGACGAGGGCATCCGCAAATTGCGCGTCCTGACCTGTTCCGACGAAGAGGAAACCATCGACCTCCCCGGCCTCGGAACCCAACGGATCTGCACTCTTCGCCCATTGGCGAATAAGAACGAAAACGGCGATTTTGTTTATCCGGATTGGCCGACAGCCGTGGCCGGGGTTTACGATCCGAACGACGTTCACGCCGAGGTGGAACTCTATTATCACGCGCAAAAAATCTACCGGTTCATCACCGGCGAAAACGTGGGCGTCTTTACGCATCTGCCCGGCCGCCACAAGGTCAATGGCGAGGCGACGCCGATCAATCTGGTGGCGAATTACCGCCTGCCCACGACGACGGGCAACCTGGAGCCGATATCCACGGCGTTCTACTCGCCGCACGAATACATGCAACAGGGCATGGCGGAAGTGAACGGCCTGCTCGGTTACGAGGGCGATTTCCTGGTGTTCGGGCAAGGATCGCACGCGGACTTTGCCTATGACGGCGAGACGATCTACCACGAATTCGGCCATTTGATCAATTACGCGACCGCTGGATTGGAATACAATATTTACGCGGATGAATACGGCCTGTGCAACCTGACCAACGCCTTGAACGAAGGGCTGGCGGACACATTTTCCTGGCTGGTTTCCGGAAACCCGACCGCACTGTTCGCCTACCTCGAACAAACGGCTGGCCCCGGCTTTTCCCGCGACGTCGACAACGATCTGGCCTTTCCGCGCGATCTGCGGGGTTTCGATCCCACGGATGGCGGCATCATCGCCGGGGCGAATTTCGCGGTTTATCAGCAACTCGCCGCCGAACCGGGATTGTCGCCGGAAGTTTTTACCCGCCTCATTTTGCTAACCTTGCTGGAATTGCCGCAAAGCGAGGAACCCGATTCCTTCGCCAAATATGCCGACACGTTTCTGGCGATACTGGAAAGCGAAGGGTTGAGCGAGGCCGCGCCCGCGATTCGCGAGATCTTCACCGCGCGCGGTCTTTATGAAACGGTCCGCGCCAAGGAGATAACCGATTACCGGGAGGCCGACCATCAGCTGCTCATTGTCGGCGGCACCTATGACGCGCCGTGGAACGTTTCGATGGACCTGCGGATCGAGGACGCGGTTCTCGCCGCCGCGCCGGCATACGTTCAGGGTATCGTGGATTTACCGTCCGGCGCCTCCACCCTGGTCATCACCGCGACGCTACTGTCCGCGCCGGATGCGCCGATGTACCCGGACCCAACGGATTGGGATCTGCGGCTTTATCTGCGCCGGGTCGAACCGATCCGCTACGTCGAACAGACCGATGGGACCTTCCAGGTGACTTACGATCAGGCCGTCGCCGCCGAGGCCGAAAAACGGGACCGGAAAACCGAGAACACGTGGCGGGCCGAGGGTCTCACGGCGGGCAACCGCTACTATCTGCAGTTCGTCAATTTCGGCGAGGCTTCCGCGACCCTGATGAACCTGGACATCGCGGCGCAATAA
- a CDS encoding DnaJ domain-containing protein, translating to MYDYRISYLGDIAQFHVRELLLSLAAQRETGALLIRQERIVKKIFFRQGRIAGIESNLARDSFWRFLHDRKLATLAQLRAGVDHLDDDKGARNLIERAVNWCGLSGDEAASFFRQWITTCLTDLVRWQVGSYVFLFDEEMPGYLHGCGELPDIGLILVEILRQAMPLSYLRNQYRTRLEEVPRVGNQADSLVADLSFDATEKEVLQAVAQGRTVRQILLGSGKTTARGLKALLVLETVGAIYFPPHTNAKPGRQPDRAVELGVDGMALIQRLREKGATVLKQPPFEMLGISRLFDEEELRRGYYIIAQNFHNKAYENLLPPELRELSRQIFDKSSQIFEALVVWEKRRRADGFASFRQLETEFFHYDHAADIKAEILYLEGRRTLADEPSTAAKELLQEAVSLAKHQSEYRFWFAWLTQRQNPQPDQVRFQMAEMRKILEDDPTNLEAKREYLAVLEAQGKTDDAFTLVGQLLAWLPDDVELRSARRRLYPSLTADKLAAVETDKQQVLEEGDRLKKTLEEMEKSTYFEMLGVSKQATGETIRRRYFELAKQYHPDLYKNTHLLDTAEKIFVLINEAYETLSSEQKRANYENNLKLLENQKQQIELERKVAEERMVQKAKSFLQAGNWNSAGELLEEMIRDGKDNNPIILPYYAWALFNRDYRDNPGILAKVEKLLQTAVERDARLAESYLVWGRINRRMNKLARAKAYYDKALELEPDHIEALREIRLLTQRYNEDSSSSGVGETSTGEEKSKKGILGSLFGRRK from the coding sequence ATGTACGATTACCGAATCAGTTACCTGGGTGATATCGCGCAGTTCCATGTTCGCGAGCTGCTTCTCTCGCTCGCCGCCCAGCGCGAAACCGGAGCCTTGCTGATCCGCCAGGAACGAATTGTAAAAAAGATTTTTTTCCGGCAGGGCCGAATCGCCGGAATCGAGTCCAATCTGGCCCGCGATTCGTTCTGGCGCTTTCTCCATGACCGGAAGCTGGCCACGCTCGCGCAATTGCGGGCCGGCGTCGACCATCTGGACGACGACAAAGGGGCACGCAACCTGATCGAGCGAGCTGTGAATTGGTGCGGATTGAGCGGCGACGAAGCGGCTTCCTTTTTCCGGCAATGGATCACGACCTGCCTGACCGACTTGGTTCGTTGGCAAGTCGGCTCTTACGTTTTCCTGTTCGACGAGGAAATGCCCGGCTATCTTCACGGCTGCGGCGAACTGCCGGATATCGGCCTGATCCTGGTGGAGATTTTACGCCAGGCGATGCCGCTCTCCTACCTGCGCAATCAATACCGCACGCGCCTGGAAGAAGTGCCGCGGGTCGGCAATCAGGCCGACAGTCTGGTCGCCGATCTTTCGTTCGACGCCACGGAAAAGGAAGTCCTGCAGGCGGTTGCGCAAGGCCGAACCGTTCGCCAGATTCTGCTGGGCAGTGGTAAGACCACCGCGCGCGGGCTGAAGGCGTTGTTGGTCCTGGAAACGGTCGGGGCGATCTATTTCCCGCCGCACACCAATGCCAAACCAGGGCGCCAACCGGACCGGGCCGTCGAACTGGGCGTGGATGGCATGGCCTTGATTCAGCGACTGCGCGAGAAGGGCGCCACGGTCCTGAAACAACCGCCGTTCGAGATGCTGGGCATCAGCCGCCTGTTCGACGAGGAAGAATTGCGAAGAGGTTATTACATCATCGCTCAAAACTTCCATAACAAAGCTTACGAAAATCTGTTGCCGCCCGAATTGCGGGAGTTGTCGCGGCAGATCTTCGACAAATCCAGCCAAATCTTCGAAGCGCTCGTTGTCTGGGAAAAACGGCGCCGCGCCGACGGTTTTGCGTCGTTCCGCCAACTGGAAACGGAATTCTTCCACTACGATCACGCCGCGGACATTAAGGCAGAGATCCTCTACCTGGAAGGACGCCGGACGCTCGCCGACGAACCGTCCACGGCCGCCAAGGAATTGCTGCAGGAAGCGGTTTCGTTGGCCAAGCACCAATCCGAATACCGTTTCTGGTTTGCCTGGCTGACGCAGCGGCAGAATCCGCAGCCGGATCAAGTGCGATTTCAGATGGCTGAAATGCGCAAAATTCTCGAGGACGACCCCACCAACCTCGAAGCGAAGCGGGAATACCTGGCGGTCCTCGAGGCGCAAGGCAAAACCGACGACGCCTTCACCCTGGTGGGTCAATTGCTGGCCTGGTTGCCGGACGATGTCGAATTGCGCTCTGCCAGGCGCCGGCTCTATCCCTCGCTGACCGCCGACAAACTCGCGGCGGTCGAGACGGATAAACAGCAGGTTTTAGAGGAAGGCGACCGCCTCAAGAAAACCCTCGAGGAAATGGAGAAAAGCACCTACTTCGAGATGCTCGGCGTCTCCAAACAAGCGACTGGAGAAACGATCCGCCGGCGCTATTTTGAACTGGCCAAGCAATACCATCCGGATTTGTACAAAAACACCCACCTATTGGATACGGCCGAGAAAATCTTCGTACTGATCAACGAGGCGTACGAAACACTGTCTTCCGAGCAAAAACGCGCCAACTACGAAAACAATCTCAAGCTCCTGGAAAACCAGAAGCAGCAGATCGAGTTGGAGCGCAAGGTCGCCGAAGAGCGGATGGTGCAAAAAGCCAAGTCCTTTTTGCAGGCCGGCAACTGGAATTCCGCCGGCGAGTTGCTCGAGGAAATGATCCGCGACGGAAAGGACAACAACCCGATCATCTTGCCCTACTACGCCTGGGCGCTTTTCAACCGCGATTACCGCGATAATCCCGGCATTCTGGCCAAGGTCGAGAAGTTGTTGCAAACCGCCGTCGAGCGCGATGCCCGGTTGGCGGAAAGCTACCTCGTCTGGGGCCGGATCAATCGCCGGATGAATAAGCTGGCGCGCGCGAAGGCTTACTATGATAAGGCCCTGGAACTGGAACCGGATCACATCGAGGCATTGCGTGAAATCCGCCTGCTGACACAGCGTTACAATGAGGATAGTTCGTCCAGCGGCGTCGGCGAGACATCAACCGGCGAAG